A portion of the Clostridium gelidum genome contains these proteins:
- a CDS encoding bifunctional riboflavin kinase/FAD synthetase yields the protein MIIINKDLKDIQKFNNYIALGSFDGLHIGHLSLIYKVVEIAKKNNGKSMVFTFKNHPKTFINKEHVTKLLMDNDRKVEILTTYKVDIVCFQEFNLEFMKMTPEEFVEFLVIKYNVKGFVVGFNYKFGYKNLGNIELLKKLQNKYGYELCVMEPCTYKTQVISSTRIRKSLEDGDVLEASKMLSLPYALSGEVINGKKIGRTIGFPTANLKYNEKFILPKVGVYYTNIKVNNNIYKGITSVGNNPTVQGEKLTIETYILDYNKNIYGEKIDINFIKKIRDMKKFNSVEELKNQLEKDKSFAKNENYMSSLII from the coding sequence ATGATTATTATAAATAAAGATTTAAAAGATATTCAAAAATTTAATAATTATATAGCGCTTGGAAGTTTTGATGGACTTCATATTGGGCATCTTTCTTTAATATATAAAGTGGTAGAGATTGCTAAGAAGAATAACGGTAAAAGCATGGTTTTTACATTTAAAAATCATCCTAAAACCTTTATAAATAAAGAGCATGTAACTAAACTTTTGATGGATAATGATAGAAAAGTTGAAATTTTAACAACTTACAAAGTAGATATAGTTTGTTTTCAGGAATTTAATCTTGAATTTATGAAAATGACACCGGAAGAATTTGTGGAGTTTTTAGTGATTAAGTATAATGTAAAAGGATTTGTTGTAGGTTTTAATTATAAATTTGGATACAAAAACTTAGGTAATATAGAACTGCTGAAAAAACTACAAAATAAGTATGGATATGAATTATGTGTTATGGAGCCATGTACATATAAAACACAAGTTATAAGCAGCACTAGAATAAGAAAATCTTTAGAAGATGGAGATGTTTTAGAGGCTAGTAAAATGCTTAGCTTACCATATGCATTAAGTGGGGAAGTTATTAACGGAAAGAAGATTGGAAGAACTATAGGATTTCCAACAGCAAACTTAAAATATAATGAAAAATTTATTTTACCTAAAGTTGGTGTATATTATACCAATATAAAGGTGAATAATAATATATATAAAGGAATTACATCAGTAGGAAACAATCCTACTGTACAAGGTGAAAAATTAACAATAGAAACATATATTTTAGACTATAATAAAAACATTTATGGAGAAAAAATTGACATAAATTTTATAAAAAAAATTCGAGATATGAAAAAATTTAATAGCGTAGAAGAATTAAAAAATCAGCTTGAAAAAGACAAATCTTTTGCAAAAAATGAGAATTACATGTCGAGTTTAATAATATAG
- the truB gene encoding tRNA pseudouridine(55) synthase TruB, with protein MNGVLNVFKNKGMTSFDVVRKIKFLAHEKKVGHTGTLDPEATGVLPVCLGKATKTIDYIMNSKKVYDVKLLLGTKTTTYDLEGDVVERKNTEHLTEDEVSDVVLSFIGEYDQVPPMYSALKKNGVRLYDLARQGIEIEREARRINIYNISNLEIDLPYVYMKVACSKGTYIRSLCYDIGEKLNVGGTMAELNRSETSIFTQENSVNIENLTEENIQEYIITIEEALSFYPKITVNSSFTKLLVNGVKVFDRRLTNERCEKNVLYRVYDSEEIFIGIGKQDDEGFKIEKLLL; from the coding sequence ATAAATGGAGTATTAAATGTATTTAAAAATAAAGGAATGACTTCTTTTGATGTAGTTAGAAAAATTAAATTTTTAGCTCATGAAAAAAAAGTTGGACATACTGGAACTTTAGATCCTGAAGCAACTGGAGTTCTTCCAGTTTGTCTCGGGAAAGCTACAAAAACTATAGATTATATTATGAATAGTAAAAAAGTATATGATGTTAAATTATTACTTGGAACAAAAACAACTACATATGATTTAGAAGGTGACGTAGTAGAAAGAAAGAACACAGAACATCTTACAGAAGATGAAGTTTCAGATGTTGTATTATCTTTTATTGGAGAATATGATCAAGTTCCACCAATGTATTCTGCACTTAAAAAAAATGGAGTAAGACTTTATGACTTAGCTAGACAAGGTATTGAAATAGAAAGAGAAGCTAGAAGAATTAATATATATAATATATCTAATTTGGAAATTGATTTACCTTATGTATACATGAAAGTAGCTTGTTCAAAAGGAACATACATAAGAAGTTTATGTTACGATATTGGTGAAAAGTTGAATGTAGGCGGAACTATGGCAGAGCTGAATAGATCGGAGACATCTATTTTTACACAGGAAAATAGTGTTAATATAGAAAATTTAACTGAAGAAAATATACAAGAATATATAATAACTATTGAAGAGGCTCTTTCGTTTTATCCTAAAATCACTGTAAATAGTTCGTTTACTAAATTGTTAGTGAATGGAGTTAAAGTTTTTGATAGGCGGCTAACAAATGAAAGATGCGAAAAAAATGTTTTATATAGAGTATATGATAGTGAAGAAATTTTCATAGGTATTGGAAAACAAGATGATGAGGGCTTTAAAATTGAAAAATTGTTGCTTTAA
- a CDS encoding DHH family phosphoesterase — translation MNFKAIKEEILKSKRIGLSFHASPDGDAIGSILALLNALRYLGKDSYIISRDVISDNFSFLSLSNEIDGNTPGPKMNTDLVIVLDCGNADRISADLDNYNGKIINIDHHISNEKYGFINYVDVNAAATCEISYLLIKELGIEFNNKTDIEIAIGSAVYTGIVTDTGSFRHSNVTSRTHEIASKLIELGVDNSKVHTSLFDNKPFNKVKLMGSVLSNIELVLDNKVAVLQIPKGMLEDFNLINTDTSDLSSVGLGIKGVEVSMLLKEVKDGVKGSLRSKNNVDVRKVAEVYGGGGHIKAAGVMLKGVDIIEAKEKLLNALKEEMHL, via the coding sequence ATGAATTTTAAGGCTATAAAAGAAGAAATTTTAAAATCAAAAAGAATTGGATTATCATTTCATGCATCTCCAGATGGAGATGCTATAGGGAGCATATTAGCACTTTTAAATGCACTTAGATATTTAGGAAAGGATTCTTATATTATATCAAGAGATGTTATTTCTGATAACTTCTCTTTCCTTTCTTTATCTAATGAGATTGATGGCAATACACCAGGACCTAAAATGAATACTGATTTAGTAATAGTATTAGATTGTGGTAATGCTGACAGAATATCTGCAGATTTAGATAATTATAATGGAAAGATAATTAATATAGATCATCATATTTCTAATGAAAAGTATGGATTTATTAATTATGTAGATGTAAATGCAGCTGCTACATGTGAGATATCATATTTATTAATAAAGGAACTTGGAATTGAATTTAATAATAAAACTGATATTGAAATAGCTATAGGAAGTGCAGTTTATACTGGGATTGTAACAGATACAGGTTCCTTTAGACATTCAAATGTTACAAGTAGAACTCATGAGATAGCATCCAAACTTATTGAACTTGGAGTTGATAATAGCAAGGTTCATACTAGTCTTTTTGATAATAAGCCTTTTAATAAAGTGAAATTAATGGGAAGTGTTTTATCTAATATAGAGCTTGTTTTAGACAACAAGGTAGCAGTCCTTCAAATACCAAAAGGAATGCTGGAAGATTTTAATCTAATAAATACTGATACTTCAGACCTAAGTTCAGTTGGACTTGGAATTAAAGGTGTAGAAGTTTCTATGCTTCTAAAAGAAGTAAAAGATGGTGTTAAAGGAAGTTTAAGATCTAAGAACAATGTAGATGTAAGGAAAGTCGCCGAAGTGTATGGTGGTGGTGGTCATATAAAGGCTGCTGGAGTTATGCTAAAAGGTGTAGATATTATAGAAGCAAAAGAAAAATTATTAAATGCACTCAAAGAAGAAATGCACCTATGA
- the rbfA gene encoding 30S ribosome-binding factor RbfA — protein sequence MANYRGGRINEEYKREISNLIQNEIKDPRLTAMISVTDVQVTKDLRYAKVYVSIFTKDDEEKKSNLEALKRSSGFVRKAIGQKVNLRHTPEIIFELDDSINYGMHMDELIHKISKE from the coding sequence ATGGCTAATTATAGAGGTGGAAGAATTAACGAAGAGTATAAAAGAGAAATTAGTAATTTAATTCAAAATGAAATTAAAGATCCAAGACTTACAGCTATGATTTCAGTTACTGATGTTCAAGTTACTAAAGACTTAAGATATGCTAAGGTTTATGTAAGTATATTCACTAAAGATGATGAAGAAAAGAAAAGTAATCTTGAGGCATTAAAGCGTTCAAGTGGGTTCGTAAGAAAAGCAATAGGTCAAAAAGTAAATTTAAGACACACCCCAGAAATAATTTTTGAATTAGATGATTCTATAAACTATGGTATGCATATGGATGAATTAATTCACAAGATAAGTAAAGAATAA
- the infB gene encoding translation initiation factor IF-2 yields the protein MSKIRVHELAKELNIESKELITILMEEFNIEAKNHMSTIEDDDAILIKELLAERAENSVVKTETSKSIVDVYEDELAEQLNNVSRKKKKTRREEEEEALKIEAEKSMEDARVIEIGESITVKELAEKLEKPTNDVIRTLMFSGVMAGVNQEVDFETAKKVCVEYQVIVEKKEESQELEVLEIEEDDEEDLQKRPPIVTVMGHVDHGKTSLLDCIRKAKVTDSEAGGITQHIGAYTITLNGEEITFLDTPGHEAFTAMRARGAQITDIVILVVAADDGIMPQTKEAIDHCKAAGVPIVVAINKIDKPGANIDRVKQELADRGLLTEDWGGDTISVEVSAKQNLNIDKLLEMVLLSAEMLELKANENRRARGTVIEAKLDKGRGSVASLLIQNGTLRVGDSIAVGSTYGRIRAMFDDTGKNIKSAGPSIPVEVLGLSEVPEAGDRFNQVKDEKTARNMAESRKSNLKAETLLANHRVSLEDLYNQIKEGSVKELAIIVKADVQGSVEAIKQSLEKLSTDDVKVRVIHGGVGAITETDITLANASNAIVIGFNVRPDNNAAFQADRDGVDVKNYRIIYDAIDDVKAAMIGMLDPIYREVILGSAEIRSIYKISNVGTIAGCYVLNGKLQRNAEVRVIRDGIVIFESTLSSLKRFKDDAKEVNAGYECGLTVDKFNNIKEGDIVECFMMEAIKRKEL from the coding sequence ATGTCAAAAATAAGAGTGCATGAATTAGCAAAAGAATTAAACATCGAGTCAAAGGAATTAATAACTATATTAATGGAAGAATTTAATATAGAAGCAAAAAATCATATGAGTACAATTGAAGATGATGATGCTATATTAATAAAGGAATTATTAGCAGAAAGAGCAGAAAATTCAGTGGTAAAAACTGAAACTTCAAAGAGCATCGTTGACGTATATGAAGATGAATTAGCGGAACAACTTAACAATGTAAGTAGAAAAAAGAAAAAAACTAGAAGAGAAGAAGAAGAAGAAGCTTTAAAAATTGAAGCTGAGAAAAGTATGGAAGATGCTAGAGTAATAGAAATAGGTGAAAGCATAACAGTTAAGGAATTAGCTGAAAAGCTAGAGAAACCTACAAATGATGTAATAAGAACATTGATGTTTTCAGGAGTTATGGCGGGAGTAAATCAAGAAGTAGATTTCGAAACAGCAAAAAAAGTATGTGTTGAATATCAAGTTATTGTTGAAAAGAAAGAAGAAAGCCAAGAGTTAGAAGTTTTGGAAATCGAAGAAGATGATGAAGAAGATCTTCAAAAGAGACCACCAATTGTAACTGTTATGGGTCACGTTGACCACGGTAAGACATCACTACTTGATTGTATAAGAAAAGCAAAGGTTACTGATTCAGAAGCAGGCGGGATAACTCAACATATAGGAGCTTATACTATTACATTAAATGGAGAAGAAATAACTTTCTTAGATACTCCAGGTCATGAAGCTTTCACAGCAATGAGAGCTAGAGGAGCACAAATCACAGATATTGTTATATTAGTTGTAGCAGCTGATGATGGAATTATGCCACAAACTAAAGAAGCTATTGATCACTGTAAAGCTGCCGGAGTTCCAATAGTAGTTGCAATAAATAAAATTGATAAACCAGGCGCTAATATTGATAGAGTTAAACAAGAATTAGCAGATCGTGGATTGCTTACAGAAGATTGGGGCGGAGATACTATAAGTGTAGAAGTATCTGCAAAACAAAATTTAAATATTGATAAGTTACTTGAAATGGTTCTTCTTTCAGCAGAAATGCTTGAACTTAAAGCTAATGAAAATAGAAGAGCAAGAGGAACTGTAATTGAAGCTAAACTTGATAAAGGTAGAGGTTCAGTTGCTAGTTTATTAATTCAAAATGGAACTTTAAGAGTTGGAGATTCAATTGCAGTTGGCTCTACATATGGTAGAATAAGAGCTATGTTTGATGATACTGGTAAAAACATTAAATCTGCAGGTCCATCAATTCCAGTAGAAGTTTTAGGACTTTCAGAAGTGCCAGAAGCAGGAGATAGATTTAATCAAGTAAAAGACGAAAAAACTGCTAGAAATATGGCTGAGAGCAGAAAAAGCAACTTAAAAGCAGAAACTTTACTTGCAAATCATAGAGTTTCATTAGAAGACTTATATAACCAAATTAAAGAAGGTAGTGTTAAAGAACTTGCTATAATAGTAAAAGCAGACGTTCAAGGTTCTGTTGAAGCTATTAAGCAATCATTAGAAAAACTTTCTACTGATGATGTAAAGGTAAGAGTTATTCATGGTGGTGTTGGAGCTATAACTGAAACAGATATAACACTTGCAAATGCTTCTAATGCAATAGTTATAGGGTTTAATGTAAGACCTGATAATAATGCAGCATTCCAAGCAGACAGAGATGGTGTAGATGTTAAGAACTATAGAATTATCTATGATGCAATTGATGATGTTAAAGCAGCTATGATAGGAATGCTTGATCCAATATACAGAGAAGTTATATTAGGTTCTGCAGAAATAAGATCAATATATAAGATTTCAAATGTTGGAACAATAGCAGGATGTTACGTATTAAATGGTAAGCTTCAAAGAAATGCAGAAGTAAGAGTTATAAGAGATGGAATAGTAATTTTTGAATCAACATTATCATCACTTAAGAGATTTAAAGATGATGCAAAAGAAGTAAATGCCGGATATGAATGTGGTTTAACTGTAGATAAATTCAATAATATTAAAGAGGGCGACATCGTTGAATGCTTTATGATGGAAGCAATTAAGAGAAAAGAACTTTAA